The following are encoded together in the Fimbriiglobus ruber genome:
- a CDS encoding transposase: MDAAAIYQRFVEQAPAAVLIHGLIQSCMSPEFLDQTAAPHLPASPNPRQLAFADLVEILLPVVFGSATSVRHSYRQATHMHAVATLKCVYERLDRTPPAAVAALVGAVADRVGPLFDTPATGPLRFRTLDGNHLAATQNRLADLAGRPAPLPGQAIVLRDQATGVFVRILLHEDGHANERALHAQLMPAFEPGDVVIADSSFCTEGFLTGVQARGAASVVRHHGGVGLTPVGDRIDHGLVPTGRVYETRVQYAQTALVLRLVEIELCQPTREGITVVGVLTDVPAETLPAPDVAATYLRRRTIEVAFQELADGLRGEVDTLAYPKAALFAFGLAVAVYNLLQVVRRAAEHHAVASGEPIPDPVSPVLLGHEVRSFAAGVATALNGNPDMPTPAWTVERLRAWVKTLARRLTDGRYAKSKRGHRKARPKTPKAPKGSHTATARVLEQRRIKSQ, translated from the coding sequence ATGGATGCGGCCGCCATCTACCAGCGATTCGTCGAACAGGCTCCGGCTGCCGTCTTGATCCACGGTCTGATCCAGAGCTGTATGTCCCCGGAGTTCCTGGATCAAACGGCCGCCCCCCACCTGCCGGCGTCCCCGAACCCCCGCCAACTCGCGTTCGCGGATCTGGTGGAGATCCTATTGCCCGTCGTCTTCGGGTCCGCGACCTCGGTTCGGCACTCGTACCGACAGGCGACCCACATGCACGCCGTGGCGACACTCAAGTGCGTCTACGAGCGACTCGACCGGACCCCGCCGGCCGCCGTCGCCGCACTCGTCGGGGCCGTCGCCGATCGCGTCGGCCCACTGTTCGACACCCCGGCCACCGGACCCCTCCGGTTCCGAACTCTGGATGGGAATCACTTGGCCGCGACGCAGAACCGGTTGGCCGACCTGGCTGGCCGGCCGGCTCCCCTCCCGGGTCAGGCGATCGTTCTCCGGGACCAAGCGACCGGCGTGTTCGTCCGCATCCTGTTGCACGAGGACGGGCATGCGAACGAGCGGGCCCTGCACGCCCAATTGATGCCGGCATTCGAGCCCGGGGATGTGGTCATTGCGGACAGCTCGTTCTGCACCGAAGGGTTCCTCACGGGCGTTCAGGCCCGGGGGGCGGCGTCCGTCGTACGCCACCACGGTGGGGTCGGGTTGACCCCGGTCGGCGACCGGATCGACCACGGGTTGGTCCCGACCGGACGGGTGTACGAGACGCGGGTGCAATACGCCCAGACGGCTCTCGTCCTCCGACTCGTCGAGATCGAACTGTGTCAGCCGACGCGGGAGGGGATCACCGTCGTGGGAGTACTGACCGATGTCCCGGCCGAGACCCTGCCGGCTCCGGACGTGGCGGCCACGTACCTGCGTCGGCGAACGATCGAAGTCGCGTTCCAGGAATTGGCCGACGGGTTGCGCGGGGAGGTCGACACGCTCGCGTACCCGAAGGCCGCGTTGTTCGCGTTCGGGTTGGCGGTCGCCGTGTACAACCTCTTGCAGGTTGTCCGACGGGCAGCCGAGCACCACGCGGTGGCGTCGGGCGAGCCGATTCCGGACCCGGTGTCCCCAGTCCTGTTGGGGCACGAGGTGCGTTCGTTCGCCGCGGGTGTCGCCACCGCGCTGAACGGGAACCCCGACATGCCCACGCCCGCGTGGACGGTGGAGCGGTTGCGGGCGTGGGTCAAGACGTTGGCCCGCCGGTTGACTGACGGGCGGTATGCGAAGAGCAAACGCGGTCATCGCAAGGCGCGACCCAAGACGCCCAAAGCCCCCAAGGGCTCGCACACTGCGACCGCCCGCGTTCTCGAACAACGACGCATCAAAAGTCAATAG
- a CDS encoding transposase, translating into MIEDADTVGQSLGLEVWCEDEAGPFQAIPQPGASWQPEGSPARQPHEYIRNGTAKILTLFHPADGRVRIQGTTTCPNTVLHPWLERERTAILAALPPLLPTVDPSRAAWERWLRGLQQPITLPAVLPPLRVLLVLDNLAGHKSVALVLWLFAHGIMPLYTPVSGSWLNMAESIRRVLKSRALAGQDPTSPSEIIQWFEEVAAHWNANPTPFVWGGKRAARRKRQRDRSHRLGGSGATTRRPLRSPKGHARPK; encoded by the coding sequence GTGATCGAGGACGCCGACACCGTGGGCCAGTCGCTGGGTCTGGAGGTGTGGTGCGAGGACGAGGCCGGCCCGTTCCAGGCGATCCCCCAGCCCGGAGCGTCGTGGCAGCCGGAGGGCAGTCCCGCGAGACAACCACACGAATACATTCGCAACGGCACCGCCAAGATACTGACACTCTTCCACCCGGCGGATGGGCGGGTCCGGATCCAGGGGACAACGACCTGTCCCAATACGGTGTTGCACCCATGGCTGGAGAGGGAGCGGACGGCCATTCTGGCCGCCTTGCCTCCACTGCTGCCGACGGTAGATCCGTCACGGGCCGCATGGGAACGATGGCTACGAGGGCTCCAGCAGCCGATCACGTTGCCGGCCGTCTTGCCGCCGCTGAGGGTCTTGTTGGTGCTGGACAATTTGGCCGGCCACAAGAGCGTGGCATTAGTGTTGTGGTTATTCGCTCATGGAATTATGCCCTTGTACACCCCCGTCAGCGGATCGTGGCTGAACATGGCCGAGAGTATCCGGAGGGTATTAAAAAGTCGCGCCCTGGCCGGTCAAGATCCGACGAGTCCGTCCGAGATCATCCAGTGGTTTGAGGAGGTGGCGGCGCACTGGAACGCGAACCCGACACCGTTTGTCTGGGGCGGAAAGAGGGCCGCTCGACGGAAGCGACAACGCGACCGCAGTCACAGACTGGGTGGCTCCGGAGCAACGACCCGGCGGCCACTGCGCAGCCCGAAAGGCCACGCGCGACCCAAGTGA
- a CDS encoding IS1182 family transposase translates to MSTPSPPAPRLRLAQRDQMQIDERSLNQLLQPDDHARVIWAYVAQLDLSPLLVRIKAVHGHAGSPPIDPRISLSLWILATTHGVGSARELDRLTATHLSYQWLCGGVSVNYHTLSDFRSLHGEFLDGLLTQTVATLVNEGLVPLHEVAQDGVRVRAHAGANTFRREASLQECLAQAQAQVETLRGQVDDDAGAASRRQQAARERAARERQERIEDALAQRQEWADRQREMIAEKGAKRKEPRASTTDPDARTLRMGDGGTRPAFNIQYATDTDSGIVVAVDVGNVGSDSGQMLPMVEQIDERYEQKPARMLVDGDFATLADIEAVQTQHGIDVYAPVRNAATEQAKGNDPYRPKRNDTRGVATWRVRMGTEEAKAIYKRRASTAEWVNARVRNNGLQQLLVRGLKKVRATALLHALTSNLMPTMLLRARRAAA, encoded by the coding sequence ATGAGTACGCCATCCCCTCCCGCGCCGCGCCTCCGTCTGGCCCAGCGCGATCAAATGCAGATCGACGAACGGTCGTTGAATCAACTGCTCCAACCCGATGACCACGCCCGCGTGATCTGGGCGTATGTCGCGCAACTCGATCTGTCGCCGCTGCTCGTACGCATCAAGGCCGTTCACGGCCATGCCGGGTCCCCTCCGATCGACCCCCGCATCTCCTTGAGCTTGTGGATACTGGCGACCACCCACGGCGTTGGCAGCGCGCGGGAACTCGACCGACTGACCGCAACGCACCTGTCCTACCAATGGCTCTGCGGGGGCGTATCGGTCAACTATCACACCCTGTCGGATTTCCGCAGCCTCCACGGCGAGTTCCTCGACGGATTGCTGACCCAGACCGTGGCCACGTTGGTGAACGAAGGATTGGTCCCACTCCACGAAGTCGCTCAGGATGGGGTGCGGGTGCGGGCCCACGCGGGGGCCAACACGTTCCGGCGCGAGGCGTCGCTCCAGGAATGCTTGGCGCAGGCGCAGGCGCAGGTCGAGACGTTGCGTGGCCAGGTGGACGACGACGCGGGGGCGGCGAGCCGTCGGCAACAGGCGGCGCGGGAACGCGCCGCACGGGAACGGCAGGAGCGCATCGAGGACGCGTTGGCACAACGGCAGGAATGGGCGGATCGGCAGCGGGAGATGATCGCGGAGAAGGGGGCCAAGCGGAAGGAACCGCGGGCCTCGACGACCGACCCGGACGCCCGCACGCTGCGGATGGGAGATGGGGGCACCCGTCCGGCGTTCAACATCCAGTACGCGACCGATACGGACAGCGGCATCGTGGTAGCGGTCGACGTGGGGAATGTGGGGTCCGATAGCGGCCAGATGCTGCCGATGGTCGAGCAGATCGACGAGCGGTACGAGCAGAAGCCGGCGCGGATGCTGGTCGACGGGGACTTCGCGACGCTCGCGGACATTGAGGCGGTGCAGACGCAGCACGGGATTGATGTCTATGCCCCGGTGCGGAACGCGGCGACCGAGCAAGCCAAAGGGAACGACCCGTATCGGCCCAAGCGGAACGACACACGGGGCGTCGCGACCTGGCGGGTCCGCATGGGGACGGAGGAAGCCAAAGCGATCTATAAGCGACGGGCTTCGACGGCCGAGTGGGTGAATGCGCGGGTGCGGAACAACGGATTACAACAATTGTTGGTCCGAGGGTTGAAAAAAGTGCGGGCGACCGCGTTGCTCCACGCGCTGACGAGCAATTTGATGCCGACCATGCTGCTGCGAGCCCGGCGCGCGGCGGCGTGA
- a CDS encoding cob(I)yrinic acid a,c-diamide adenosyltransferase yields MVFLSRIYTKGGDRGETGLGDGTRVAKDHARVHAYGEVDELNAVLGLLVAYCPEAPAVGLLRAIQNDLFDVGADLCVPPGDNDFATQALRVAPAQYERLEKAIDAANEALEPLHSFILPGGTPAAAWLHLARTVCRRAERAVVTLMKTEPVNQHVLIYLNRLSDYLFVLGRVANENGKQDVLWVPGQSRGAD; encoded by the coding sequence ATGGTGTTTCTTTCCCGGATTTACACGAAGGGCGGCGACCGCGGGGAAACGGGCCTCGGGGACGGCACCCGCGTCGCCAAGGACCACGCCCGCGTCCACGCATACGGCGAAGTGGACGAGTTGAACGCCGTTCTCGGGTTGCTCGTCGCGTACTGCCCGGAGGCACCGGCCGTCGGGCTACTCCGCGCGATCCAGAACGACCTGTTCGACGTCGGCGCGGACTTGTGCGTCCCGCCCGGTGACAACGACTTCGCGACGCAGGCTCTTCGCGTCGCCCCGGCGCAGTACGAGCGACTGGAAAAGGCGATCGACGCGGCGAACGAAGCGCTGGAACCCCTGCACAGCTTTATTCTGCCGGGCGGGACGCCCGCGGCGGCCTGGCTGCACCTGGCCAGAACCGTCTGCCGCCGCGCCGAGCGGGCCGTGGTCACGTTGATGAAGACCGAACCGGTCAACCAGCACGTGCTGATTTACCTGAACCGCCTCTCGGATTACTTGTTCGTGCTAGGCCGCGTGGCGAACGAGAACGGCAAACAAGACGTGTTGTGGGTACCCGGCCAGTCGCGCGGGGCGGATTGA
- a CDS encoding YceH family protein, whose translation MSDAQSSPAPTNWEPVPPYQRRVLGVLIEKQKTSKSADAYPMTLNSITTGCNQKSNRDPVYELDEVDVEETLDEVQGRGLVMKMTGGRTDRWRHLLYEAWKVTKVEMAILAELLLRGPQTEGDLRGRASRMDEIKDLEELRALLKDLASRNLVVFVTPPDRRGTVVTHGFHTPEELTREKARHAGIALDNDPAPPRATAVPVSDTRLATALDDIAKLKETVARLEQQVEELRKRQP comes from the coding sequence ATGTCCGACGCCCAATCCTCTCCCGCGCCGACGAATTGGGAGCCTGTCCCGCCGTATCAGCGGCGGGTTCTCGGGGTGTTAATCGAAAAGCAAAAAACGTCCAAGTCGGCCGACGCTTACCCGATGACGTTGAACTCCATCACGACCGGCTGCAATCAGAAGTCGAACCGCGATCCGGTGTACGAACTGGACGAGGTCGACGTCGAGGAGACGCTGGACGAAGTCCAGGGGCGCGGGCTGGTCATGAAGATGACCGGCGGGCGGACCGACCGGTGGCGACACCTCTTGTACGAGGCGTGGAAGGTTACGAAAGTCGAGATGGCGATCCTCGCCGAATTACTCCTCCGCGGGCCGCAGACCGAAGGCGACCTCCGCGGTCGGGCGAGCCGCATGGACGAAATCAAGGATCTGGAAGAACTCCGGGCTCTCCTGAAAGACTTGGCTTCGCGCAACCTCGTCGTGTTCGTCACGCCGCCCGACCGCCGCGGGACCGTGGTCACGCACGGCTTTCATACGCCGGAGGAACTCACGCGCGAGAAAGCCCGGCACGCCGGCATCGCCCTCGACAACGACCCTGCCCCGCCCCGCGCGACTGCCGTTCCGGTGTCCGACACACGACTGGCCACCGCCCTCGACGACATTGCGAAACTCAAGGAAACCGTCGCACGGTTGGAACAGCAAGTCGAGGAATTGCGGAAACGACAGCCGTAA
- a CDS encoding cytochrome-c peroxidase — translation MPTTRRFSSVAVPALAVGLFAFAWTASFAQDKPHDPPAGVKDPHDAAIPNDALKAPFKDTAPIIFVTRNQGAAEWAKLPAYWNETTEQATDPITGEKATRRAVKIKVPLGLGTFPTVPPRNAMTVAKWELGKRLYFDKILSTNNTVACASCHQPGKGYGDARKVSIGIANNLGGVNAPTVINSAYNQFQFWDGRAASLEEQAQGPVGNPLEMFAGKGDHWEEAVVRLRKSPEYVKAFRAVFGHGPTRDAASKAIAAYERTVLSGNSVHDRADLLMRKRVAEEESGKFDLKAEDYAAAVKAAFAAKDAPALTALGLDPAADADKAAAVGAKLVNGRTLFFGKARCSNCHVGDNFTDHAFHNLGVGAKDGSLPESEYGRWTRLPTGDKDETQVGAFKTPGLRALVGTGPYMHSGDEKTLEAVIDLYDRGGNANEFLDAKMRDTDAERAFLKAKADGTTYTGPKPTIFTRGGRPIIPFKLNLTAAEKADLVLFLKALEGDPIDPTVADPNWYPKN, via the coding sequence ATGCCCACCACGCGGCGCTTCTCTTCAGTCGCCGTCCCGGCCCTCGCGGTCGGGCTGTTCGCGTTCGCCTGGACCGCGTCGTTCGCCCAGGACAAACCACACGACCCGCCAGCGGGTGTCAAAGACCCGCACGACGCGGCCATCCCGAACGACGCCCTCAAGGCGCCGTTCAAGGACACCGCACCGATCATCTTCGTGACCCGGAATCAAGGCGCGGCCGAGTGGGCCAAGCTACCGGCGTACTGGAACGAAACCACCGAACAGGCAACTGACCCCATCACTGGGGAGAAGGCGACCCGCCGGGCGGTGAAGATCAAGGTGCCGCTCGGCCTCGGTACGTTCCCGACGGTCCCCCCGCGGAACGCGATGACCGTGGCCAAGTGGGAACTCGGCAAGCGGCTCTACTTCGACAAGATTCTGTCCACCAACAACACCGTGGCCTGCGCGAGCTGCCACCAACCGGGCAAGGGTTACGGCGACGCCCGCAAGGTCTCGATCGGCATCGCGAACAACCTCGGCGGCGTCAACGCCCCGACCGTCATCAACAGTGCGTACAACCAGTTTCAGTTCTGGGACGGCCGGGCGGCGTCGCTCGAAGAGCAGGCCCAGGGGCCGGTCGGTAACCCGCTCGAAATGTTCGCCGGCAAAGGCGACCACTGGGAAGAAGCCGTCGTCCGGCTCCGCAAGAGCCCGGAGTACGTGAAGGCGTTCCGCGCCGTCTTCGGCCACGGCCCGACCCGCGACGCGGCTTCCAAGGCGATCGCCGCGTACGAGCGGACGGTCCTCTCTGGGAACAGCGTCCACGACCGCGCCGACCTGCTCATGCGGAAGCGGGTGGCCGAGGAGGAGTCGGGCAAGTTCGACCTGAAGGCCGAAGACTACGCGGCGGCAGTCAAGGCCGCGTTCGCCGCCAAGGACGCGCCCGCCCTGACCGCGCTCGGCCTCGACCCGGCGGCCGACGCCGACAAGGCGGCCGCGGTCGGCGCCAAACTGGTTAACGGCCGGACCCTGTTCTTCGGCAAGGCCCGCTGCTCGAACTGCCACGTCGGCGACAACTTCACCGACCACGCCTTCCACAACCTGGGCGTCGGCGCGAAGGACGGCAGCCTGCCGGAGAGCGAGTACGGCCGGTGGACACGGCTCCCGACCGGGGATAAAGACGAGACGCAAGTCGGCGCGTTCAAGACACCGGGGTTGCGTGCGCTCGTCGGAACCGGGCCGTACATGCACAGCGGCGACGAAAAGACGCTCGAAGCGGTGATCGACCTGTACGACCGCGGCGGCAACGCGAACGAGTTCCTCGACGCGAAGATGCGGGACACGGACGCCGAGCGGGCGTTCCTCAAGGCGAAGGCCGATGGCACGACGTACACCGGCCCGAAGCCCACGATCTTCACCCGCGGCGGCCGCCCGATCATCCCCTTCAAGCTCAACCTGACCGCCGCCGAGAAGGCCGACCTGGTGCTGTTCCTCAAAGCCCTCGAAGGCGACCCGATCGACCCGACGGTGGCCGACCCGAACTGGTACCCAAAGAATTAG
- a CDS encoding MJ0042-type zinc finger domain-containing protein, which yields MALEIPCPQCQSILRAPEEAIGKRVRCKKCNHRFHVPSDEIVLDVLADSQMLSAIDSPVVVPPAQPAPVVPKPAANPAPDDLGLVEEPGAAAAPVVISGAAAASSNPFSFDGGSGPAPILAGTDDAAPPSPSKSRRRHAGHGDKAPAHDDKGPKKSGRKMILILGSLAAVMFFGCAGGVGAIAYYFGKTQQVAQAPPSAKADAARGVADAGKAKDKGKDKAKDKAEGKADAKGKDLAKSEPLSTDAASPPAPGPEKPAARQMKPAAMKAGAVATPAPAAPAAPVVFALPAPPTGAVQPVAREKVKIVMEAPVAAVRSVRFAHGAVPVAAVLWKSTPAFQGAGAIDTVDVYSTATKNRAERVTFPADGVTGDRLFDISPDGSRIVLELPAGKLTVYEFDKKVKPLDGIDPFAGVAGRSGPAVAARFISPTRLAVIDRAGTVDVWDVGTKARVVTGTPAGAADPKAAAAVAGAVAGGTVPVGSRGEVLQVDVDKGAARPGIAADPMNKAVLAVAADPTGKRLAAAYSGSAPGTSSLVVVDPSNPDGRISVPLPTAAGEPVDVTFAGPELVVVYVGVGRSGAILYDTEARVACAYLRTASGGDAAQYADPVDGQLWWIVPDPANAKKSFLCGTSADFDGYQGVVEQAKADKKPVFLVVRPDGLAK from the coding sequence ATGGCTTTGGAGATCCCGTGCCCGCAGTGCCAGTCGATTTTGCGCGCGCCGGAAGAAGCGATCGGAAAACGAGTACGGTGCAAAAAATGCAACCACCGGTTCCACGTTCCCAGCGACGAGATCGTGTTGGACGTTTTGGCCGATTCGCAGATGCTCAGCGCGATCGATTCGCCGGTGGTCGTTCCGCCCGCGCAACCGGCTCCGGTCGTCCCCAAGCCCGCCGCGAATCCCGCCCCGGACGATCTCGGGCTCGTCGAAGAGCCCGGTGCGGCAGCCGCCCCCGTGGTTATTTCTGGTGCCGCCGCGGCTTCGAGTAACCCGTTTTCGTTCGACGGCGGATCGGGACCGGCACCGATTCTGGCCGGTACGGACGACGCGGCTCCGCCTTCGCCTTCCAAATCGCGTCGGCGGCACGCGGGCCACGGCGACAAGGCGCCCGCACACGACGACAAGGGGCCGAAAAAGTCCGGCCGAAAGATGATTCTGATCTTGGGTAGCCTCGCGGCCGTCATGTTTTTCGGCTGCGCGGGCGGCGTGGGCGCGATCGCCTATTATTTCGGCAAAACGCAGCAAGTCGCGCAGGCTCCCCCGTCGGCGAAAGCGGACGCGGCCCGTGGCGTGGCCGACGCGGGGAAAGCCAAAGACAAGGGTAAGGACAAGGCCAAAGACAAAGCCGAAGGCAAGGCGGACGCCAAAGGTAAGGATCTCGCGAAGTCCGAGCCCCTAAGTACGGACGCCGCATCACCTCCGGCACCCGGTCCCGAAAAGCCGGCCGCGCGGCAAATGAAGCCGGCCGCCATGAAAGCCGGGGCGGTCGCGACCCCCGCTCCGGCGGCCCCGGCAGCCCCGGTCGTCTTCGCCCTTCCCGCACCGCCGACCGGGGCCGTCCAACCCGTTGCCCGGGAAAAGGTGAAGATCGTGATGGAGGCGCCGGTCGCGGCCGTCCGGTCGGTCCGGTTCGCCCACGGGGCGGTGCCGGTCGCGGCCGTCTTGTGGAAGAGTACGCCGGCGTTCCAGGGGGCCGGCGCGATCGACACGGTCGACGTGTACAGCACGGCCACCAAGAACCGGGCCGAGCGGGTCACGTTCCCGGCGGACGGCGTCACCGGAGACCGCCTGTTCGACATCAGCCCGGACGGCAGCCGGATCGTTCTCGAACTGCCAGCGGGCAAACTCACGGTCTACGAGTTCGACAAGAAGGTGAAGCCACTCGACGGGATCGATCCGTTCGCGGGCGTCGCTGGTCGCAGCGGTCCGGCCGTCGCCGCGCGGTTCATTTCGCCGACTCGCCTGGCGGTGATCGACCGGGCCGGGACTGTGGACGTTTGGGACGTGGGGACCAAGGCCCGGGTCGTGACCGGGACGCCCGCCGGGGCGGCGGACCCGAAAGCGGCGGCTGCCGTTGCCGGTGCAGTTGCCGGCGGAACGGTACCGGTCGGGAGCCGCGGGGAAGTCTTACAGGTCGACGTGGATAAAGGCGCCGCGCGGCCGGGGATCGCGGCCGATCCGATGAATAAAGCGGTCTTGGCCGTGGCGGCAGACCCGACCGGAAAGCGCCTCGCGGCCGCTTACAGCGGGAGTGCCCCGGGCACGAGTAGCCTGGTCGTCGTCGACCCGTCCAACCCCGACGGGCGGATCAGCGTGCCGCTCCCGACCGCGGCCGGCGAACCGGTCGACGTCACGTTCGCCGGCCCCGAACTCGTGGTCGTGTACGTTGGGGTGGGGCGGAGTGGGGCGATCCTTTACGACACGGAGGCCCGCGTGGCGTGTGCATACCTTCGCACCGCGTCCGGGGGTGATGCCGCTCAGTACGCCGACCCGGTCGACGGACAACTCTGGTGGATCGTCCCCGACCCGGCCAACGCCAAGAAATCATTCCTGTGTGGCACGAGCGCGGACTTCGACGGGTATCAAGGGGTCGTCGAACAGGCCAAGGCCGACAAGAAGCCCGTCTTCCTCGTCGTGCGCCCGGATGGCCTGGCGAAGTAG
- a CDS encoding SUMF1/EgtB/PvdO family nonheme iron enzyme codes for MSRVDALLECLGRSLCEKARTSLAGERPFGDVLPDVAKATLDHARRELPTEELRCAIGELAALPPDAYADRLARQVASLTRAHHVPFADALSAYLMAWPAAVRQVLRRPSDPAGQTAPEGMQFYKPDDLLMFLPPRPPRLRPGGDLPGLEDWRLVEARGMGECSEVWVGTSESQAEHSPAALKFATDPATAAQVVARQDLLVKVFDLNDVPGIVPLRSVYLESNPPCLDVGYVHGYDLTGLIHEWRWRYNAAKPEAAARLIRRIAEIVAVAHAKGIVHRDLKPSNVLLHPTDGGKFTVWVTDFGWGQIAAARSMELHRGGTPRGEQQRLALRGAHTPLYASPQLARKEAPDPRDDVHALGVMWYQLLKRDPHVSAPVGSDWADEFRSAGLSDDHARLLSACVTTRADKRPADAAALADAIAKCPAGTPHPARVDDGSRVVRLKSPSTQSGVIPVARGKAAGAVAAVAPAPARGAANLPRLVTNSVGLTFALIQPGTFAMGAPDDEPGRRSHDGPLRDVKISRPFYLSVFPVTQSQYEQVCRANPSHFTAARGGGPDHPVESVRYHDAELFCTALEGLSEEERLGRAYRLPTEAEWEYACRAGTKGPFYTGERMSQKDAHIAGTGPGGKVISPEKTAPVGSYSPNPWGLYDMCGNVQEWTQDWYDEHYYHDAPRCDPQGPDRGKVKTTRGGCWMMTAGDCRSAARRPQGPDNPSNVVGFRVILVVPQSGR; via the coding sequence ATGTCTCGCGTCGACGCGTTACTGGAATGTCTCGGCCGTTCGCTGTGTGAAAAAGCCCGGACCTCGCTCGCGGGCGAGCGTCCGTTCGGCGACGTACTCCCCGACGTCGCCAAGGCGACGCTCGATCACGCCCGGCGGGAACTCCCGACGGAGGAACTCCGGTGCGCGATCGGGGAACTCGCCGCCCTCCCGCCGGACGCGTACGCCGACCGGCTCGCCCGGCAGGTCGCCTCGCTAACCCGGGCTCACCACGTCCCGTTCGCGGACGCCCTCTCCGCGTACCTCATGGCGTGGCCGGCCGCGGTCCGCCAAGTCCTCCGGCGCCCGTCCGACCCGGCCGGCCAGACGGCCCCGGAAGGCATGCAGTTCTACAAGCCGGACGACCTGCTCATGTTTCTCCCGCCCCGGCCCCCGCGGTTGCGCCCGGGGGGTGATCTACCCGGCCTGGAGGACTGGCGGTTGGTCGAAGCCCGCGGGATGGGCGAGTGTTCGGAGGTCTGGGTCGGGACGAGTGAATCGCAGGCCGAACACTCGCCGGCCGCCCTCAAGTTCGCCACCGACCCGGCGACGGCGGCCCAGGTGGTCGCCCGGCAGGATCTGCTGGTCAAGGTGTTCGACCTGAACGACGTGCCCGGGATCGTACCCCTGCGATCCGTCTACCTGGAATCGAACCCGCCGTGCCTGGACGTCGGGTACGTCCACGGGTATGACCTGACCGGGCTGATTCACGAGTGGCGGTGGCGGTACAACGCGGCCAAACCGGAGGCCGCGGCCCGCCTGATCCGGCGGATCGCCGAGATCGTCGCGGTGGCCCACGCGAAGGGGATCGTCCACCGCGACCTGAAGCCGTCGAACGTCCTGCTCCACCCGACCGACGGGGGCAAGTTCACGGTCTGGGTGACGGACTTCGGGTGGGGTCAGATCGCGGCCGCCCGGTCGATGGAACTCCACCGCGGGGGCACGCCCCGGGGCGAACAGCAGCGGCTCGCCCTCCGCGGCGCGCACACCCCACTCTACGCCTCCCCGCAGTTGGCCCGGAAGGAAGCCCCCGACCCGCGGGACGACGTCCACGCCCTCGGGGTGATGTGGTACCAGCTCCTGAAACGCGACCCACACGTCTCCGCGCCGGTCGGGTCCGATTGGGCCGACGAGTTCCGGTCGGCCGGGCTGTCCGACGACCACGCCCGGTTGCTGAGCGCGTGCGTGACGACGCGGGCGGACAAGCGGCCGGCCGACGCCGCGGCCCTCGCCGACGCCATCGCGAAGTGCCCCGCGGGCACGCCCCACCCGGCCCGGGTCGACGACGGCTCCCGCGTCGTCCGCCTCAAGTCCCCGTCCACCCAGTCCGGGGTGATCCCGGTCGCCCGGGGGAAGGCGGCGGGCGCGGTTGCCGCGGTCGCCCCCGCGCCGGCCCGCGGGGCCGCGAACCTGCCCCGGCTGGTGACGAATTCGGTCGGCCTGACGTTCGCACTGATTCAACCGGGGACGTTTGCCATGGGGGCGCCGGACGACGAGCCGGGCCGGCGGTCGCACGACGGCCCGCTCCGCGACGTCAAGATCAGTCGCCCGTTCTACCTGTCCGTCTTCCCGGTCACCCAGAGTCAGTACGAGCAGGTCTGCCGGGCGAACCCGTCCCATTTCACCGCCGCCCGCGGGGGCGGTCCGGACCACCCCGTCGAGTCCGTTCGGTACCACGACGCCGAACTGTTTTGCACCGCCCTGGAAGGGTTATCGGAGGAAGAACGGTTGGGCCGCGCGTACCGCCTGCCGACCGAAGCCGAGTGGGAGTACGCGTGCCGGGCCGGGACGAAGGGCCCGTTCTACACCGGCGAGCGGATGTCGCAGAAGGACGCCCACATCGCGGGGACCGGGCCGGGCGGGAAGGTTATCTCGCCGGAAAAAACCGCCCCGGTCGGGTCGTATTCCCCGAACCCCTGGGGGCTCTACGACATGTGCGGGAACGTCCAGGAATGGACCCAGGACTGGTACGACGAGCATTACTACCACGACGCCCCGCGGTGCGACCCGCAGGGGCCCGACCGCGGGAAAGTGAAAACTACCCGCGGCGGGTGTTGGATGATGACCGCCGGCGACTGCCGGAGCGCGGCACGCCGCCCGCAGGGGCCGGACAACCCGTCGAACGTGGTCGGCTTCCGGGTCATCCTCGTCGTCCCGCAGAGCGGGCGGTAA